Part of the Carnobacterium pleistocenium FTR1 genome is shown below.
CTACAAGAAACGTTATTCTTCAAGAAATTTCAGATATCAGATAAATAATGCAACGAATCTAGCAACATTAAAATAGCGATTTATAATGTGTCAAAAAAGCAAAAAAGTCAGAATTTATCATTCTGGCTTTTTTTAATTTTACTTTATTTAATAGTAGAAAAGTTGTACATAAGAAAATAAAGTTGCTTAGCAAAAAGTTTTATTATCCTAAACAATTTCTTCTGGAATAACGGTTTTGCTTGTGGAGAGCTATGAGAACACCTGGAGCTTGAATCCAATGCATGACTATAAGCAAGTCTATTCCGCCAGAAATTAAGAGTCGAGTAGTCACAACGAGCGTTAGTTCGAGTAACTCAAAGTTGATTTTCCGTTCGAGTAGCTGCAACAAGCGCTAGTTCGAGTAACTCAAAGTTGATTTTTCATTCGAGTAGCAACAACAAGCGCTAGTTCGAGTAGCTCAAAGTTGATTTTTCATTCGAGTAGCCACAACGAGCGCTAGTTCGAGTAGCCACAACAAGCGCTAGTTCGAGTAGCTCAAAGTTGATTTTCCATTCGAGTAGCTGCAACGAGCCTTAATTAGAGTGATTTCAAAATGGAGGATCATTTTATTCATTAGGTCGTTTTTTTGTTCGATAGTCTTTTTATTATCCCTACCTTTAACGTTTAGCCCAAAAATCCTGATAAAAAGTGTTGCTTTTAATTCTACCAAGGAGAGTATGAAATCCATGACTTTTGATACCATAGATGGTATAATTAAATGTTGGGGCGTGTAAAGAAAAAAACTTTCTTTTTTGCTATGCAAGCTTTATAAAGAGTGCAAGCCCATGTCTCCAGATTACTTGTGTCTAAAAAACACATCGAAAAGGAGAAGATAATTTGAATTATTTTAAATTGAAAGAAAAACAAACAAGCGTTAAACAAGAGATGATAGCGGGTGCTACATCATTTTTCGCGTTGTCTTATATCATCGTCGTTAATCCTTTAATATTAGCAGATGCAGGCATTCCTGCCGAACTAAGTGTTTTTAGTACGATTATTGTTTCAGCTATCGGAAGTATAGTGATGGGATTGTGGGGGAAAGCGCCTATAGTTCTAGTGCCAGGTATGGGAATAAACGCATTCTTTACGTATACAATCGTTGATTCATTAGGACTTTCATGGCAGCAAGCATTAGCAGTGATCTTTGTCTCAGGATTGATTTTTACTGGTGTTGCCTATACTTCTATCAGTAAATTATTAGCAGCGGCTATTCCAGATTCTTTGAAACATGGAATAACAGCCGGAATTGGTCTTTTTTTAGTTGTGATTGGGCTAGAAAATGGTGGCATTATTGTTGATGGAGGAGCAAGTTCATTTATCATGTTAGGAGATTTAACTCAGCCGCTTGTATTATTAGCAGTTATTGGGATTTTACTATCGGGTGTGCTTTATTTAAGAAATATACCTGGCAGTTTTTTTATTGGAATTGTAGTTATTACGATTATTTCATTGATAACTGGTATTCATAAAGCCAGTGCTTCTTCATTCTCATTGAGTAATCTTTCTGAATTTCCAGCACTTATAGGGGCTTTTGATTTTTCAATGCTCTTTAGCATACCTTTTTTACTAGCGGTGTTCTCATTGACGATGATTTTGATTTTTGAAGCAATTGGTCTTTTTGAAGGTATGTTGGAAGATAAGACTCGTTTTACAAGTGCGTTTAAAGTTAGCGGGATAATGACTTTGGTATCTGGTTTGTTGGGAACAAGTCCAACCGTAGCAGCAGCTGAAAGTGCATCTGGTATAAAAGCTGGAGGGAAGACAGGACTTACTGCTGTGACAGCGGGGGTATTATTTTTACTTTCATTACTATTCACACCACTGTTAACTTATATTCCTAATGCAGCATTAGCACCTGTTATTGTTATTACTGGTGCAATCATGATGGAGAATTTAAAACACATTCCTTTTGATGATTTTAGCGAATGGTTTCCGGCCTTTTTGATTATAGTGATGATTCCTTTAACGTCAAGTATCGTTGATGGGTTAGCCTTTGGTTTTATAGCCTACCCTATTTTTAAATTAGCAAAAGGCGAATTTTTTAAAGTGAAAAAAGCCATGCATGTAGTCTCATTTCTTTTCTTGCTTACAATGATTGCTATTGCAATCATTTAATAAAGGAAGAAAGTTCTTTTACTTGAATACTGCGTAATAAACAAACCCTCAAAAGTAGAGTTCATTCTACTTTTGAGGGTTTTTCTTTTCCTAAAATAAAATCTTTAAATAAAGGATAAAAGAAACGTGTAGCCAAAAGCCCCTAGTAAAAAACTGGTTATACTGCTTTCTTTTTCTTGAGGCAGTTCTTCTTTTAAAACATTCAGAATCACACCGCCAGCTATGAACGCTTGTAAAACTGAGATAACCAATTCATTTAATTCAGTCAATGCTCCAATAAGCCACCCTAAAAAGATTGCTAGAGTTAAAAGGATTCTGCCATATTGATCATAAATTTTTTTATGGTCTCTGCGCAAACTCCAGTCATTGGTCACAAAATGAACACCCAGAGCGATAAAATAAAATAACAAACCTAAAGGACTTTTAAATTCTTCCTGGATTAATAAATAACCAATAATGGCATTATAAACAAAAAAGGAACAGATATGAATCCAAAATATACCCGAACTAGCATCTTCAGGGTGTTTAAAACGAGGACTTTCTTTAGAAAGTTTGACTAAATTCTCTAAGGTGTAAAATAAAACCAAACCTACTAAAGCAATGATATAAATATGATTTTCTAAGTATCTCCAAGGACTATATTCTAGTTTAAGCAATAAATTTTGTTGATAATCATTTAATTCTGGTAATAATAATACAAAAACATAAGAGACGGCAACTCCAGCTGTAAAAGATAAAAATTTATTTCGTGACGCTTTGTGCGCAAAGTGGATTGATTTAGAAAAAAAGTGAATCAATGCAAATCCTAATACACAGAAAAAACTGAGCCATATGTACATAATGCTCCCCCTATCTGGTTTATTCTATTCTATCTTTCTAAATGATTAAAAAGAAATACTTAGCCTTATATTGGAACAAAAAAGAGTTGGAAAAGATTCCCAACTCCATTTTTTTCACACGATTATATTTTCTTAGCGTCGATATCTGCTAATACCTGTTCAAATATTTCAATAGGCTGAGCTCCGCTAAGACCATATTGACCATCAATAACAAAGAAAGGAACGCCTTGAATACCAATTTCAGCTGCTTGGGCTTGGTCCAAACGTACAGCGTCTAAATAAGCCTCAGAAGTCAAAATATCTCTAACACGGTTCTCTTCCAAACCAACGGAAGTAGCCAAATGAACTAAAAAGTCGTCGTCATTTAGCCATTTACCTTCAATGAAGTAGGCCTTTTTGGCTAGTTCCATAAATTCATTGCCTTTACCTTGCTCTTTGGCAAATTGAAACAAACGATGCGGTTTTAATGTATTTCCATGTTGAATAGCATCGTAATTATAAGCTAAATCAACATTGTTAGCCATTTGAGTAACTTGTTGAATCATAGAATGAGCTTGTTCGACGCTCATTCCTTTATGCTCGGCGAAATAAACTTCCATTTTACCGTCAACTTTCTCAGGAGCTGTGGGATCTAATTCATAACTATGAAACTCAATTTCTACATCTGTGCGATCCTTAATGGCTGCTTCTAAATGTCGTTTGCCAATGTAACAAAAAGGACAAACAAAATCTGACCATACTGCTATTTTCATCTTTTAACACTCCTTATTTATGCTTACTAATGATAAGCATAATGGTAAAGATAGTTAGTTGTCAATCAAAGGTGGTTAGTAAGAAAAAAACTTTAGAAAAAACTTGCAAATAATATTAAAAATGTGTATATTTATTATCAAGTTCTAATTTCATTGGAATTAGATTAAAATTAGGTAAGTAAACAGGGGGATTTAATTATGGAAAAGACGAAATGGTGGAAATCAGGTGCAGTATTATTAACGGCAGGTTTATTAGTAGCTTGTGGAAATGACGCGGGAAGCGAAACAAATAGTTCAAGTTCTGGCGAAGGAGATCTAGCGGAAGAGCAAGTACTAAACTTAATTGAAATTGCTGAACTTCCTACTGGGGATACAGCCTTAGCTACAGATACCGTGAGTTTTACCGTTTTTAATAACATAAATGAAGGTTTATACCGTCTTGACAAAGACAGCCAGCCAATTCCTGCTTTGGCTGAAGAAGAAGTAACGGTTAGCGAAGATGGGTTAGAATATACATTTAAATTGCGTGAAGATACAACTTGGTCAAATGGTGATCCAGTAACAGCTAACGATTTTGTATATGCTTGGAAAAGAGTCG
Proteins encoded:
- a CDS encoding DsbA family oxidoreductase, producing the protein MKIAVWSDFVCPFCYIGKRHLEAAIKDRTDVEIEFHSYELDPTAPEKVDGKMEVYFAEHKGMSVEQAHSMIQQVTQMANNVDLAYNYDAIQHGNTLKPHRLFQFAKEQGKGNEFMELAKKAYFIEGKWLNDDDFLVHLATSVGLEENRVRDILTSEAYLDAVRLDQAQAAEIGIQGVPFFVIDGQYGLSGAQPIEIFEQVLADIDAKKI
- a CDS encoding NCS2 family permease — translated: MNYFKLKEKQTSVKQEMIAGATSFFALSYIIVVNPLILADAGIPAELSVFSTIIVSAIGSIVMGLWGKAPIVLVPGMGINAFFTYTIVDSLGLSWQQALAVIFVSGLIFTGVAYTSISKLLAAAIPDSLKHGITAGIGLFLVVIGLENGGIIVDGGASSFIMLGDLTQPLVLLAVIGILLSGVLYLRNIPGSFFIGIVVITIISLITGIHKASASSFSLSNLSEFPALIGAFDFSMLFSIPFLLAVFSLTMILIFEAIGLFEGMLEDKTRFTSAFKVSGIMTLVSGLLGTSPTVAAAESASGIKAGGKTGLTAVTAGVLFLLSLLFTPLLTYIPNAALAPVIVITGAIMMENLKHIPFDDFSEWFPAFLIIVMIPLTSSIVDGLAFGFIAYPIFKLAKGEFFKVKKAMHVVSFLFLLTMIAIAII